In one window of Chitinophagales bacterium DNA:
- the rpsI gene encoding 30S ribosomal protein S9, with protein sequence MEKQKNAVGRRKEAVTRVFISKGDGKITVNDKDYKEYFPLVYLQNQVEAPLKTADVVGKFDVLINAAGGGLKGQAEAAKLGIARALLEINPEFRPALKAAGYLKRDPRGVERKKFGHKKARRSFQFSKR encoded by the coding sequence ATGGAAAAACAAAAAAACGCAGTTGGTCGTCGTAAAGAAGCGGTTACCCGTGTGTTCATCAGCAAGGGTGACGGTAAGATCACTGTAAACGACAAGGACTATAAAGAATATTTTCCGCTGGTATACCTGCAGAATCAGGTAGAAGCGCCTTTAAAGACTGCCGATGTGGTAGGTAAGTTTGATGTACTCATCAACGCTGCCGGTGGTGGTCTGAAAGGTCAAGCTGAAGCTGCAAAATTGGGTATTGCCCGTGCATTGCTCGAGATCAACCCAGAGTTCCGTCCTGCTTTGAAAGCAGCCGGTTACCTGAAGCGTGATCCGCGTGGTGTTGAGCGTAAGAAGTTCGGTCACAAAAAGGCCCGCAGAAGCTTCCAGTTCAGCAAGCGTTAA
- the rpsB gene encoding 30S ribosomal protein S2 encodes MENNTSLQQQLLEAGVHFGHLRKKWNPKMLPYIFAEKKGIHIIDLNKTVDHLQEAAAALKQIAKSGKKIMFVATKKQAKEIVSECAKRVNMPYATERWLGGMLTNFNTVRKSVKKMQSIEKMLNDGSAESLTKKERLTLSRDKDKMEKVLGGIAQLGRLPAALFIVDIGHEHIALAEAKRLGVTTFGMVDTNCDPNKVDFAIPANDDATKSIAIITNYITAAIAEGLAERQASKDDDDSSDDTNENERKAARLLAEAEAESGRGGKGRGGNAPKRRVPATRRPAGK; translated from the coding sequence ATGGAAAATAACACTTCATTGCAACAGCAATTACTCGAAGCCGGTGTACACTTTGGTCACCTGCGTAAGAAGTGGAACCCCAAGATGTTGCCTTACATCTTCGCTGAGAAGAAAGGTATTCACATCATTGACCTGAACAAAACTGTTGATCACCTGCAGGAAGCTGCAGCTGCCCTGAAGCAAATTGCGAAGAGCGGTAAGAAGATCATGTTTGTAGCTACGAAGAAGCAGGCCAAAGAAATCGTGAGCGAGTGCGCTAAGCGTGTAAACATGCCTTACGCTACTGAGCGTTGGTTGGGTGGTATGCTCACAAACTTCAACACAGTTCGTAAGAGCGTGAAGAAGATGCAGAGCATTGAGAAGATGCTGAATGATGGCAGCGCTGAAAGCCTGACCAAGAAAGAGCGTCTGACACTGAGCCGCGATAAAGACAAAATGGAAAAAGTACTGGGTGGTATCGCTCAGCTGGGTCGTCTGCCAGCAGCTTTGTTCATCGTTGACATCGGTCACGAGCACATCGCTTTGGCTGAAGCCAAGCGCCTGGGTGTTACAACCTTCGGTATGGTTGATACAAACTGCGATCCTAATAAAGTAGACTTCGCTATTCCTGCGAATGACGATGCTACCAAGAGTATCGCAATCATCACCAACTACATCACTGCAGCAATCGCTGAAGGTCTGGCTGAGCGTCAGGCTTCAAAAGATGATGATGATTCTTCTGATGATACCAATGAGAACGAGCGTAAAGCTGCGCGTCTCTTGGCTGAAGCTGAAGCAGAATCAGGCCGTGGTGGTAAGGGTCGTGGTGGTAACGCACCTAAGCGTCGCGTTCCTGCTACACGCAGACCAGCTGGTAAATAA